Proteins encoded together in one Campylobacter peloridis LMG 23910 window:
- a CDS encoding YbaB/EbfC family nucleoid-associated protein yields the protein MFENMDFSKMGELLTKAQEKANELEQEALKKEFSAKSGGGLVKVSANGKGEIIDINIDDSLLEDKESMQILLISAINDVQKMVEQNKKSMASNLFNGMGII from the coding sequence ATGTTTGAAAATATGGATTTTTCTAAAATGGGTGAGCTTTTAACTAAAGCTCAAGAAAAAGCAAACGAACTTGAACAAGAAGCTTTAAAAAAAGAATTTAGTGCTAAAAGCGGTGGTGGCTTGGTTAAGGTAAGTGCTAATGGAAAAGGTGAAATTATAGATATAAATATAGATGATTCTTTACTTGAAGATAAAGAATCTATGCAAATTTTATTGATTTCTGCGATTAATGATGTTCAAAAAATGGTAGAACAAAATAAAAAATCTATGGCGAGTAATTTATTTAATGGGATGGGAATAATATGA
- a CDS encoding DUF7488 domain-containing protein, with amino-acid sequence MRILLCILGMVCMLFAVPRPTFNDFLGCYEKNKASMLIYEGLPAFALNENTLAVVKTKNAKLNSYTKYDPFLNLYLVRTDFSLIPAPMGDEEQLTRNSWVGILDDNQSYIGHLKYFGQTLTERDQLDFNTKIGELNSPCCNMLGITLENGKLIGNRYLKHFMKYPDVYWGDIGVDFESRDGKIYVKNVRKNGQFLLNDEVVSVDGENYDDIRKLNEKILFSDRGATLYFNVLRDNTDLNISTAVFDKDLGIYAKPKKVVPVKPSSFYSNLGLRVDTKMNVIEVSPNSKAQMAGFLKGDKILRVNNQVINNFNQLQSILNQANSFDVLVSRKATSIPSAQNNDLEQINRGYFDFFIRLVK; translated from the coding sequence ATGAGAATTTTACTTTGTATTTTAGGTATGGTTTGTATGCTTTTTGCTGTTCCAAGACCTACTTTTAATGATTTTTTAGGTTGCTATGAAAAAAACAAAGCTAGTATGCTTATTTATGAAGGTTTGCCAGCTTTTGCTTTAAATGAAAATACTTTAGCGGTAGTAAAAACTAAAAATGCTAAATTAAATAGCTATACTAAATATGATCCATTTTTAAATTTATATTTAGTGAGAACAGATTTTAGCTTGATACCTGCACCTATGGGTGATGAAGAACAATTAACGCGTAATAGCTGGGTGGGAATTTTAGATGATAACCAAAGCTATATAGGCCATTTAAAGTATTTTGGACAAACTTTAACAGAACGCGATCAGCTTGATTTTAATACAAAAATCGGAGAGTTAAATTCTCCATGCTGTAATATGCTAGGAATTACTTTAGAAAATGGTAAATTAATAGGCAATCGTTATTTAAAGCATTTTATGAAATATCCTGATGTTTATTGGGGTGATATAGGAGTTGATTTTGAATCGCGTGATGGCAAAATTTATGTAAAAAATGTGCGAAAAAATGGACAATTTTTATTAAATGATGAGGTAGTAAGTGTTGATGGGGAAAATTACGATGATATACGCAAGCTAAATGAAAAAATTTTATTTAGTGATCGCGGAGCAACTTTGTATTTTAATGTTTTAAGAGATAATACGGATTTAAACATTTCTACTGCAGTTTTTGATAAAGATTTAGGAATTTATGCAAAACCAAAAAAAGTAGTTCCAGTAAAACCAAGTTCATTTTATAGCAATTTAGGCTTGCGTGTTGATACTAAGATGAATGTGATTGAAGTAAGCCCAAATTCAAAAGCACAAATGGCGGGTTTTTTAAAGGGTGATAAAATTTTAAGAGTAAATAACCAAGTGATTAATAACTTTAATCAATTGCAAAGTATTTTAAATCAAGCCAATTCTTTTGATGTTTTGGTTTCAAGAAAAGCCACTAGCATACCATCAGCTCAAAATAATGATCTTGAGCAAATAAATCGAGGTTATTTTGACTTTTTCATAAGGCTTGTGAAGTGA
- a CDS encoding UDP-N-acetylmuramoyl-L-alanyl-D-glutamate--2,6-diaminopimelate ligase codes for MIVKLEQNFICDNSNECEQGCFFLKTTQNEKFAKQALEKKAKIIDVVECKKILGIDENIKIIGITGTNGKTTTAGAIYSILLDLGYKCALMGTRGSFINDKNIAPKGLTTAVILQTLEFLALASKEKCDFLIMEVSSHALVQNRIEGLSFVAKIFTNLTQDHLDFHGSFENYKQAKESFFTDEGMKFINKDASAIKFNVKGAFTYGVENPSYYHIKAYALKNGIEAVVNFGKENFVIESSLVGLFNLYNLLAASACVNELVKPNLKDLEKAISNFGGIEGRMQMVAKDVIIDFAHTPDGMEKVLEALKYRDLIVVFGAGGDRDKTKRPLMAKIAKHYAKKLIITSDNPRSEEPMDIINDILSGIEKDESVFIECDRKEAIKMALRLKTKDEFVVILGKGDETYQEIKGVKYPFNDKEVVLKILKEGK; via the coding sequence GTGATTGTAAAACTTGAGCAAAATTTCATTTGTGATAATTCTAACGAGTGCGAACAAGGTTGCTTTTTTTTAAAAACTACACAAAATGAAAAATTTGCAAAACAAGCTTTGGAGAAAAAAGCAAAGATTATTGATGTAGTAGAATGTAAAAAAATTTTAGGTATTGATGAAAATATTAAAATCATAGGCATAACAGGAACCAATGGCAAGACAACAACAGCTGGTGCGATTTATTCTATTTTACTTGATTTGGGTTATAAATGTGCTTTGATGGGAACAAGGGGTAGTTTTATAAACGATAAAAACATTGCTCCAAAAGGTTTAACCACTGCTGTTATTTTACAAACTTTGGAATTTTTAGCTTTAGCAAGTAAAGAAAAATGCGATTTTTTAATAATGGAAGTAAGTTCGCATGCTTTGGTGCAAAATCGCATTGAAGGACTTTCTTTTGTAGCTAAAATTTTTACTAATTTAACCCAAGATCATTTAGATTTTCATGGCAGTTTTGAAAACTATAAGCAAGCAAAAGAAAGTTTTTTTACTGATGAGGGAATGAAATTTATCAATAAAGACGCAAGTGCTATTAAATTTAATGTAAAAGGTGCTTTTACTTATGGGGTGGAAAACCCAAGTTATTACCATATAAAAGCTTATGCTTTGAAAAACGGCATTGAAGCAGTGGTAAATTTTGGTAAGGAAAATTTTGTGATAGAGTCTTCTTTAGTGGGGCTTTTTAATCTTTATAATCTTTTAGCAGCAAGTGCTTGTGTAAATGAACTTGTAAAGCCAAATTTAAAGGATTTAGAAAAGGCTATAAGTAATTTTGGTGGTATAGAAGGTAGAATGCAAATGGTTGCAAAAGATGTGATAATAGATTTTGCACATACACCCGATGGTATGGAAAAAGTGCTTGAAGCTTTGAAATATCGCGATTTGATTGTAGTTTTTGGAGCAGGGGGCGATAGAGATAAAACTAAGCGTCCATTAATGGCTAAAATTGCCAAACACTATGCTAAAAAACTTATCATCACAAGTGATAATCCACGCTCAGAAGAACCTATGGATATCATTAATGATATTTTAAGTGGCATAGAAAAAGATGAGAGTGTTTTTATAGAATGCGATAGAAAAGAGGCTATTAAAATGGCTTTAAGATTAAAAACAAAAGATGAATTTGTCGTAATTTTAGGAAAAGGTGATGAGACTTATCAGGAGATTAAGGGTGTAAAATATCCTTTTAATGATAAAGAAGTAGTATTAAAGATATTAAAAGAAGGAAAGTAG
- the hisF gene encoding imidazole glycerol phosphate synthase subunit HisF, with the protein MLAKRIIACLDVKDGRVVKGVQFKNHEDMGDIIELAKFYSQNGIDELVFYDITASAKNERINRAWVSKVAQNISIPFCVAGGIKSEDDAKELLANGADKISINSPALNDPDLISRLAKSFGVQCVVVGIDTFKDENNEFLVYKYTGDESKSHHSGKKTLEWVKQVCELGAGEIVLNMMNQDGMRKGYDLDQLAKVRQICPVPLVASGGAGAKEHFLDAFKLGVDGALAASIFHKKLIDIKELKLFLKDQNIQIRI; encoded by the coding sequence ATGCTTGCAAAACGCATAATTGCATGTTTAGATGTAAAAGATGGCAGAGTGGTTAAGGGGGTGCAGTTTAAAAACCATGAAGATATGGGCGATATCATAGAGCTTGCTAAATTCTACTCACAAAATGGCATTGATGAGCTTGTGTTTTATGATATCACAGCTTCAGCTAAAAATGAGCGTATCAATAGGGCTTGGGTAAGCAAAGTAGCACAAAATATCTCTATACCATTTTGCGTTGCAGGGGGTATAAAAAGCGAAGATGATGCAAAAGAGCTTTTAGCAAATGGTGCTGATAAAATTTCTATTAATTCCCCTGCTTTAAATGATCCTGATTTAATCTCACGCCTTGCAAAAAGCTTTGGAGTGCAATGTGTAGTCGTAGGCATAGACACTTTTAAAGATGAAAACAACGAGTTTTTAGTATATAAATACACCGGAGATGAGAGTAAATCTCATCATAGTGGTAAAAAAACGCTAGAATGGGTAAAGCAAGTATGCGAGCTAGGAGCTGGCGAAATAGTGCTAAATATGATGAATCAAGATGGCATGAGAAAGGGTTATGATTTAGATCAACTTGCTAAAGTTAGGCAAATTTGCCCTGTGCCTTTAGTAGCAAGTGGGGGTGCAGGAGCAAAAGAGCATTTTTTAGACGCTTTTAAGCTTGGTGTTGATGGGGCTTTAGCGGCTTCAATTTTTCATAAAAAACTTATAGACATAAAAGAATTAAAATTATTTTTAAAAGATCAAAACATACAAATTCGTATTTAA
- a CDS encoding polyprenyl synthetase family protein gives MLEKFTKHLEQNFPKIKSFHPFFNDALKWMLEAGGKHFRAQLLLGIVNAKNPALFDKALNAALALEFIHTYSLIHDDLPAMDNASLRRGKQTLHKKYDETTAILVGDALNTEAFLLLSKLNLKDEIKVKLVQTLAFNAGLNGMVIGQAIDCYFERKDLSLEQVEFLHIHKTARLIAASLKMGCEICELDEKECEQIYEIGLLIGLIFQIKDDIIDATLDANEAGKPTHNDINKNSFVKLLGLEGAKKAKDEKITLCEEKMKKLDSKLANELQILIDKYLKG, from the coding sequence ATTTTAGAAAAATTTACAAAGCATTTAGAGCAAAATTTTCCTAAAATAAAGAGTTTTCATCCATTTTTTAATGATGCTTTAAAATGGATGCTAGAAGCTGGTGGAAAGCATTTTAGAGCCCAGCTTCTTTTAGGTATAGTTAATGCTAAAAATCCTGCTTTGTTTGATAAGGCTTTAAATGCGGCTTTAGCTTTGGAATTTATCCACACTTATTCTTTGATACATGATGATTTGCCTGCTATGGATAATGCTTCTTTACGCAGAGGTAAGCAAACTTTACACAAAAAATATGATGAAACTACAGCTATTTTAGTGGGTGATGCTTTAAATACTGAAGCTTTTTTATTGCTTTCAAAATTAAATTTAAAAGATGAGATAAAAGTTAAACTAGTTCAAACCTTAGCTTTTAATGCAGGGCTTAATGGTATGGTTATTGGGCAGGCGATTGATTGTTATTTTGAAAGAAAGGATTTAAGCTTAGAACAAGTTGAGTTTTTACATATACATAAAACTGCAAGATTAATCGCAGCTAGTTTAAAAATGGGTTGTGAAATTTGTGAGCTAGATGAAAAAGAATGCGAGCAAATTTATGAAATAGGGCTTTTGATAGGACTGATTTTTCAAATCAAAGATGATATCATTGATGCAACTTTAGACGCAAATGAAGCAGGTAAACCTACTCACAATGATATAAATAAAAATTCTTTTGTAAAGCTTTTGGGTTTAGAAGGTGCTAAAAAGGCAAAAGATGAAAAAATTACTTTATGTGAAGAAAAAATGAAAAAATTAGATTCAAAACTTGCTAATGAGCTTCAAATTTTGATTGATAAATATTTAAAAGGTTGA
- a CDS encoding zeta toxin family protein codes for MKKIATIFAGAEGSGKTTLYYNELEKNKDFGLRINIDEIVSSFGDWKNQEDQFRASRIAIKMRENYIKKAYGFNQETTLCGNSILSLFKKLQKNSYTINLYYIGLDSPNTAKQRVKIRVAKGGHDIKEELIEKRYYESLQNFNTIAKFCNHIIIFDNTQNYKKLLEFKNNKLEVFEITKWLEPLMINF; via the coding sequence ATGAAAAAAATAGCTACTATTTTTGCAGGAGCCGAAGGATCTGGAAAAACTACCTTATATTATAATGAACTTGAAAAAAACAAAGACTTTGGACTTAGAATCAACATCGATGAAATCGTAAGTAGTTTTGGTGACTGGAAAAACCAAGAGGATCAATTTAGAGCTTCAAGGATAGCCATTAAAATGCGTGAAAACTATATCAAAAAAGCTTATGGTTTTAACCAAGAAACCACACTTTGTGGTAATAGCATTTTATCTTTATTTAAAAAATTACAAAAAAATTCTTACACTATAAATCTTTATTACATTGGATTAGACTCTCCAAACACAGCAAAGCAAAGAGTAAAAATTCGCGTGGCTAAAGGTGGGCACGATATAAAAGAAGAACTCATAGAAAAAAGATACTATGAGTCTTTACAAAATTTTAATACTATCGCTAAATTTTGTAATCACATTATTATTTTTGATAATACTCAAAATTATAAAAAGCTATTAGAATTTAAAAACAACAAGCTAGAAGTATTTGAAATCACCAAATGGTTAGAACCATTAATGATAAATTTTTAA
- the flgE gene encoding flagellar hook protein FlgE, producing the protein MMRSLWSGVSGLQAHQYAMDVEGNNIANVNTFGFKYSRADFSTLMSQTSKIATAPDGDLGGKNPMQVGLGAGVNSTTRIHSQGNIQTTDKNTDMAINGDGFFIVSNDGGTTQFFTRAGDFKTDAVGNFVDNNGYTVQGWNYNQETGQIDSSKSVEDIVIPPGMSMPAKPSSIVKLTANLDSGNTLGSNASAKRPIYALDSQHGFRADTGTAIDENDTGHTEFYTTSKTGAQVTEKGVDMGVVFNAKGEGLNLRSGQGIWVSYADAKHTSNVKMHADLPQDRAKWTANTQYTYWGFKDGDTTHAAKLNITINGVNIQAEGVGQETFINAINAKTAETGVVASVVNGQITFTNDNSTGTTAKSKNLDITIHADTTAGGQIQTNATPQTGALNTVLTVQGTPRRAWLGTDDPTGVNGTAKTTVQVVTAHEYIYSPNNVDIGPNPNPNAATQAEANMPSVNGQRTFHTTEDLRELMQRDARWGVDYDGDGTLENWQSADGRTGSKQDANAAVEVVVESDGRFKITNPKTTESKDMTFKVTGYSNEANKISTNDKFTAMFSALDGNFNAGNNQKYSQDMYLSAHTASIEIFDSLGTRHELTVQFTKQTKTADGGAEWSIIISVPEPAEINFSGDGAPGNIVVGSLRFGNDGSLQSYTPNVLNFTGNNGSKPDQVVKLDFGTTGAFDGLTSYDKDSATTKQETDGYTGGNLKPDALRTDENGYIYGEFTNGKTLALAKVALASFPNNMGLEEIGNNLFKATANSGTATIGHAGEGGRGGLKSSAIEMSNVDLSRALTELIVIQRGYQANSKTITTSDQLLNTLLQLKQ; encoded by the coding sequence ATGATGAGATCTCTTTGGTCTGGGGTTTCAGGACTTCAGGCACATCAATACGCAATGGATGTTGAAGGTAATAACATAGCCAATGTTAATACATTTGGTTTTAAATACTCTCGTGCGGATTTTTCAACTCTTATGAGCCAAACTTCTAAAATCGCCACAGCTCCAGATGGTGATTTAGGTGGTAAAAACCCTATGCAAGTTGGCCTTGGTGCAGGTGTAAATTCTACTACAAGGATTCACTCTCAAGGTAATATCCAAACTACAGATAAAAATACCGATATGGCGATTAACGGAGATGGATTTTTCATCGTATCAAATGATGGCGGAACTACGCAGTTTTTCACTCGTGCAGGGGACTTTAAAACAGACGCGGTAGGAAATTTCGTAGATAATAACGGCTACACTGTTCAAGGTTGGAACTATAACCAAGAAACAGGCCAAATAGACTCTTCTAAATCAGTAGAAGATATAGTTATACCACCTGGTATGAGTATGCCTGCAAAACCTAGTTCTATAGTAAAACTCACAGCAAATCTTGATAGCGGAAATACTCTAGGTTCAAATGCTTCTGCTAAACGCCCTATATATGCTTTGGATTCTCAACATGGTTTTAGAGCGGATACGGGAACAGCTATAGATGAAAACGACACAGGCCATACTGAGTTTTATACTACTTCAAAAACTGGCGCGCAAGTAACAGAAAAAGGCGTAGATATGGGAGTGGTATTTAACGCTAAAGGTGAGGGTTTAAACTTAAGAAGTGGGCAAGGAATTTGGGTAAGTTATGCAGATGCTAAGCACACTTCTAATGTAAAAATGCATGCTGATTTACCTCAAGATAGAGCTAAATGGACAGCAAACACTCAATATACTTATTGGGGATTTAAAGATGGAGATACAACTCATGCTGCTAAATTAAATATTACCATTAATGGGGTAAATATACAAGCAGAAGGTGTAGGACAAGAAACTTTTATAAACGCTATTAATGCTAAGACAGCCGAAACTGGAGTAGTAGCTTCAGTAGTTAATGGGCAAATAACCTTTACTAATGATAACAGCACAGGAACTACAGCAAAATCTAAAAATCTAGATATAACTATACATGCTGATACAACTGCAGGTGGACAAATTCAAACAAATGCAACCCCTCAAACAGGTGCATTAAATACTGTATTGACAGTTCAAGGAACACCTCGTAGAGCTTGGCTTGGAACAGATGATCCTACGGGTGTAAATGGAACTGCAAAAACTACGGTTCAAGTTGTTACAGCTCATGAGTATATTTATAGTCCTAATAATGTAGACATAGGGCCAAACCCTAATCCAAATGCAGCTACACAAGCTGAAGCAAACATGCCTAGTGTTAATGGACAAAGAACATTCCATACTACTGAAGATTTAAGAGAACTTATGCAAAGAGATGCTAGATGGGGTGTGGATTATGATGGAGATGGTACTTTAGAAAACTGGCAAAGTGCAGATGGTAGAACTGGATCTAAGCAAGATGCCAACGCTGCTGTAGAGGTAGTAGTAGAAAGCGATGGTAGATTTAAAATCACTAATCCAAAAACAACAGAATCTAAAGATATGACTTTTAAGGTTACAGGTTATTCTAATGAAGCTAATAAAATTTCTACTAACGATAAATTCACCGCTATGTTTAGTGCCTTAGATGGAAATTTCAATGCAGGAAATAATCAAAAATACTCTCAAGATATGTATCTATCAGCACATACTGCTAGTATAGAAATTTTTGATTCACTAGGAACTAGACATGAGCTAACCGTGCAATTTACCAAACAAACCAAAACAGCAGATGGTGGGGCTGAATGGTCTATCATCATTTCAGTGCCTGAGCCTGCTGAGATAAACTTTAGTGGCGATGGTGCACCAGGTAATATAGTAGTAGGAAGTTTAAGATTTGGCAATGATGGTTCGCTTCAAAGCTATACGCCAAATGTATTAAATTTCACTGGAAATAACGGCTCAAAACCTGATCAAGTAGTAAAGCTTGACTTTGGAACAACTGGAGCTTTTGATGGTTTAACAAGCTATGATAAAGACTCAGCTACTACTAAACAAGAAACAGATGGTTACACAGGGGGTAACTTAAAACCAGATGCATTAAGAACTGATGAAAATGGTTATATCTATGGAGAATTTACAAATGGTAAAACTCTAGCTTTGGCTAAGGTTGCTTTGGCTTCATTCCCTAATAATATGGGTCTTGAAGAAATAGGAAATAACCTTTTTAAAGCCACTGCAAACTCAGGAACAGCAACCATAGGCCATGCTGGTGAAGGTGGTAGAGGGGGCTTGAAGTCTTCTGCGATAGAAATGTCGAATGTGGATTTAAGTCGTGCTTTAACTGAGCTTATCGTAATACAAAGAGGTTATCAAGCTAACTCAAAAACGATTACCACAAGTGATCAGCTTTTAAATACTTTATTACAATTAAAACAATAA
- the hisIE gene encoding bifunctional phosphoribosyl-AMP cyclohydrolase/phosphoribosyl-ATP diphosphatase HisIE: MKINEEEFIKSIDWQKVGDLVPVIIQDYHSCEVLMQGFMNEEALRESFKHKKVVFYSRTKERLWMKGEQSGNFLHIVDLGLDCDRDCILILVKPSGATCHTGDTSCFEALSKKADFVFLSRLERLINSRKSTCANSSYTAELFSKGTKRIAQKVGEEGVETALAATAKDKEELINEAADLLYHLDVLLADANLSLNDVIAKLKERNKS, encoded by the coding sequence ATGAAAATCAATGAAGAAGAATTTATAAAAAGTATTGATTGGCAAAAAGTAGGCGATCTTGTTCCTGTGATTATACAAGATTATCACTCTTGTGAAGTTTTAATGCAAGGTTTTATGAATGAAGAGGCATTAAGAGAAAGTTTTAAACACAAAAAAGTGGTATTTTACTCACGCACTAAAGAGCGTTTGTGGATGAAGGGTGAGCAAAGTGGGAATTTTTTGCATATTGTAGATTTAGGGCTTGATTGCGATAGAGATTGTATTTTGATTTTAGTTAAACCTAGCGGGGCTACTTGCCATACGGGTGATACTTCTTGCTTTGAAGCACTTTCTAAAAAGGCTGATTTTGTGTTTTTATCGCGTCTTGAAAGGCTTATTAACTCACGCAAAAGCACTTGTGCAAATTCTTCTTATACAGCCGAGCTTTTTTCAAAAGGCACTAAACGCATAGCACAAAAAGTAGGCGAAGAAGGCGTTGAAACGGCTTTAGCTGCCACCGCTAAAGACAAAGAAGAGCTTATTAATGAAGCAGCGGATTTGCTTTATCATTTAGATGTTTTACTAGCTGATGCAAATTTGAGTTTAAATGATGTGATTGCTAAATTAAAAGAAAGAAATAAAAGTTAA
- a CDS encoding multidrug effflux MFS transporter: protein MQKYTQIKGFEKLKLIIILAFLSAIAPLSTDMYLPALNEVQKSFQTNTFYTQLSLASFFIAFSLGQLFYGPLSDVFGRKKPLYIGLFIFISSSIACVLVDSIHAFIALRFFEALGGCVGVVVARAIVNDVFELKEAAGIYALMMVFTSLAPMLSPSFGGILLEFFSWRSIFVTLFILGFILFLLVIFVLKETHHNTEGKKFNHKEILKSYKKVLKDRRFKVYLLCGVLVFAGFFAYLTGSSFIFTRVFNLSEQQYAALFGIHALSFVISANINAKLVLKFSPYYILPKAFISISLLTFVLIIGASLDLGFWAFEIPLLLIIANLGFILPNTTALAMARSKQNAGSASALLGAAQFAMAGIMAFIVSILNANTPVLLGSILGFCSFASLICYLSLIKKRKLSAISRT, encoded by the coding sequence ATGCAAAAATATACGCAAATTAAAGGCTTTGAAAAACTAAAACTCATCATTATTTTAGCATTTTTATCAGCCATAGCACCACTTTCAACTGATATGTATTTACCCGCATTAAACGAAGTGCAAAAAAGCTTTCAAACTAATACTTTCTACACTCAACTTTCTTTAGCAAGTTTTTTTATAGCATTTTCCTTAGGGCAACTTTTTTATGGGCCTTTAAGTGATGTATTTGGAAGAAAAAAACCTCTATATATAGGACTTTTTATTTTTATTTCTTCAAGCATAGCTTGTGTTTTAGTTGATTCCATTCATGCTTTTATAGCTTTGCGTTTTTTTGAAGCTTTGGGAGGTTGCGTGGGTGTAGTCGTAGCAAGGGCTATTGTAAATGATGTTTTTGAGCTTAAAGAAGCTGCGGGAATTTATGCTTTGATGATGGTTTTTACCTCTTTAGCTCCTATGTTATCTCCAAGTTTTGGAGGAATTTTACTGGAATTTTTTTCTTGGCGTAGTATTTTTGTAACGCTTTTTATTTTAGGCTTTATTTTATTTTTACTCGTTATTTTTGTTTTAAAAGAAACTCATCACAACACAGAAGGAAAAAAATTTAACCATAAAGAAATTTTAAAAAGCTATAAAAAAGTATTAAAAGATCGTCGCTTTAAGGTGTATTTACTATGCGGAGTGTTAGTTTTTGCTGGATTTTTCGCGTATTTAACAGGTTCTTCTTTTATTTTTACTCGTGTTTTTAACCTTAGCGAACAACAATATGCAGCTCTTTTTGGAATTCATGCTTTATCTTTTGTAATCTCAGCTAATATCAACGCTAAATTAGTGCTAAAATTTTCGCCTTATTATATACTTCCTAAAGCTTTCATAAGCATTAGTCTTTTAACATTTGTGCTTATTATTGGAGCTAGTTTAGATTTAGGATTTTGGGCTTTTGAAATACCTTTGTTGCTTATAATCGCAAATTTAGGATTTATTCTACCAAATACTACAGCTTTAGCAATGGCAAGATCAAAACAAAACGCAGGAAGTGCTTCAGCACTTTTAGGTGCAGCTCAGTTTGCTATGGCTGGAATCATGGCGTTTATAGTTAGCATTTTAAATGCTAATACACCTGTATTGTTAGGAAGTATCTTAGGTTTTTGTTCTTTTGCTTCGCTTATTTGTTATCTAAGTTTGATTAAAAAAAGAAAGTTAAGTGCGATTTCTCGCACTTAA
- a CDS encoding NifU family protein gives MPFSDDELVEPVKASLAKTMHILENDGGGLDFLGIKNGVVYVKLTGACHGCPSSGTTLKYGLEKQLKIDIHPDITIVNLVGGESEFAKL, from the coding sequence ATGCCTTTTAGTGATGATGAGTTGGTTGAACCTGTAAAAGCAAGTTTAGCAAAGACTATGCATATTTTAGAAAACGATGGTGGCGGGCTTGATTTTTTGGGTATTAAAAATGGTGTAGTTTATGTTAAATTAACAGGAGCTTGTCATGGCTGTCCTTCAAGTGGAACGACTTTAAAATATGGCTTAGAAAAACAGCTTAAAATAGACATACATCCAGATATTACCATAGTAAATTTAGTAGGCGGGGAAAGCGAATTTGCAAAATTATAA